Genomic segment of Panicum virgatum strain AP13 chromosome 2K, P.virgatum_v5, whole genome shotgun sequence:
atcgatccggagttactagcttctCGCGACCAGCTATTTAACTTAACCGCGACGCTACAATAGCTTTTTGCTACAATGTCGCACATTCGGTCCGGCCCAAACGGCCCACGAGCTGTGACATAGTCGGCCAATGTTGTAAGTCGCTTCCACCGAACCATGCGAGGTTCAATTGTGAACTCAGAGTCTGAACCTGAGTGTGCTATTCTACTTTGCCTACGCCATTGCTGATGGAAATTTTTGCTAATGCTCACTCTTGATCCAAAATCCAAGCGACGAACGAGCTTTGCTCATCTGACTACACCTTATGTCCTGTGTGCGCATTCCTTCTAGTTGCTACTTTTGTTCTTTGAATTGGTaaaccttggtggcttggtctggTATTGGTTAAACCTCTAGGAATAACTTGAAGATGATAGTTTCGCATCCTTAGACAGGCACTGGTTCTTGAAGCAAAAGAACTTTCATGTCTTAATCCATCTTTTTTATTGTTAGTATTTCATTCATAACTATGGGCTATGCCTCAGAAACTCATCTAGTATGTAGCACAGTAGCAGATAGTGAAGGTTACCTCTTATGCGGATAAATATGTTGGGATAGACTAGTAGGATCATTTAAaaggcttatttgtaataactGAGCAGTTGTATTCTGTATCTGTAGGTTTTTATTGAATTGGTTGTCAGGCCTTTGTTGCCACCTGGTAGACTATTATGTAAAGCATATAAACATAATCAGATTTCATGTGGCATGGTTACACCTTCATTTCTTTTATGGAACAATTTCACTGTTTCCTGTTCGTTTTCTCCTGATTCATGAACAGTCCATGTAGAAAATGGTATTTTTCTTTTGCTATGGTGCCCCCCTTTTAACCactttgtgattttttttcctctttcaaTTTACTCCACACTACATATACTGGAAGCACCACTATAAAAATTATGATTTCATTGTCACACCTTCATCATGGTGTCCCATTTTATCAAATATCAACACCAGTTTGGTCACTCGGGAAATTTAACTATCTATGAATATATTTATTTGTGGAGAGCGTAGAAGCACTTATGTTTTTATTAATTGCATACCGATGAATTATGATTCATTGGCATGGCCCTaacttttaattttctttccagGCTGCAATTGAGTATTTTCATTCATTATCAAGGGCACAGCCTGCTCGTTCTCTCAATGGTGCCGGCCTTTGCCCTGCTAGCAGATCATTTAGTACCCAGGCTGCTACTACATCAAGTACACCacagcctccaccaccacctccccctCCAGAGAAGACTCACTTCGGTGGCCTCAAAGATGAAGACCGCATTTTTACCAACCTCTATGGTCTGCATGACCCTTTTCTGAAAGGTGCAATGAAGAGGGGTGACTGGCATAGGACCAAGGATTTGGTGATTAAGGGGGCAGACTGGATAGTTAATGAAATGAAGAAATCAGGCCTCCGGGGACGTGGAGGTGCAGGTTTCCCCTCTGGTCTCAAATGGTCCTTTATGCCCAAGGTTTCAGATGGACGTCCTTCTTATCTTGTTGTTAATGCTGATGAGAGTGAGCCTGGAACTTGCAAAGATAGAGAAATCATGCGTCATGACCCTCACAAACTTCTGGAAGGATGCCTTATTGCTGGAGTTGGAATGAGGGCATCCGCTGCTTACATCTACATTAGAGGTGAATACGTGAACGAGCGTCTCAACCTTGAGAAAGCCCGGCAGGAAGCATATGCAGCTGGACTTCTTGGTAAGGATGCTTGCGGATCTGGTTATGATTTTGATGTGCATATTCATTTTGGTGCTGGTGCATACATCTGTGGTGAAGAGACTGCCCTACTTGAGAGCCTTGAAGGGAAGCAGGGCAAACCTAGGCTGAAGCCGCCTTTCCCAGCCAATGCTGGGCTTTATGGCTGCCCCACTACTGTGACAAATGTTGAAACTGTGGCTGTATCCCCAACAATTCTTAGGCGTGGTCCAGAATGGTTTGCAAGCTTTGGGCGCAAAAACAACTCTGGAACCAAACTCTTCTGTATCTCAGGGCATGTGAACAAACCTTGCACCGTGGAGGAGGAAATGAGCATACCTCTCAAGGAGTTGCTCGAGAGGCACTGTGGAGGTGTGAGGGGAGGATGGGACAACCTGCTTGCAGTTATTCCTGGTGGTTCATCTGTTCCCCTTTTACCAAAACACATATGTGATGATGTGTTGATGGACTATGATGCACTGAAGGCTGTGCAGTCTGGATTGGGTACTGCAGCGGTCATCGTGATGGACAAATCTACGGATGTTGTTGATGCAATTGCTAGGCTGTCATACTTCTACAAGCATGAGAGTTGTGGGCAGTGCACGCCTTGCCGGGAGGGCACACCCTGGCTTTGGATGATCATGGAGAGGCTCAAGGTTGGTAACGCGAAGCTGGAGGAAATCGATATGCTTCAGGAGGTCACAAAGCAAATCGAAGGACATACTATCTGTGCCCTTGGGGATGCTGCAGCATGGCCTGTGCAGGGGCTTATCAGGCACTTCAGGCCGGAGCTGGAAAGGAGGATCCGTGAGCGAGCTGAAAGGGAGCTGCTGGCGGCTTCTGCATGATACGCCAGCTATGTCGCCCCTGTACTAGTTTCCTGATTTCTTTACTTAAATAATGCAAACTGGAGGAGCTCATTTCTATGTAAGGAAATGCAGCATTCTTGATTTCTTTAAACCTTCACATGGATGTTTATTTGATGCACTCAAGCAGCTGGTGAATTTTGATGGACTAGATAAGCTTTTCAAAGTAGAAACAAACGTGATCATTGTACCAGCTACATGATCCATCATAATGTTATTGTGGATGTGTATGTCTACCTGTTTTTCTCTCTATTATTTCTCTTCAGTATTGAACTATGGTCATGCTATAATGATCTCGTAATTTGAGTTAGGTGTTTGAAATCATGTCCACATCTGGGACTTATTTGCATCTAATGCACCAGCATCACCCATCACCTGCGTGGCATTCGGCATGCAGCCATGTGGCCAGTGCCCGGGCCATGCATGTTCCATGGCCTGTCGTTTGAAGATGAGGATGGTTGTCTGGTTGAGGTATCAACTATCAACATGTACACGATCCTGACCTGGTGTGTTATACCACTGTTGGCTGCAGGGTGTGTCCATCAGCTCCTACAGCGTATCGTATTCAGTTGTTAGGATCAGACAGGCTAGTGGTGGGTAGAGCTTGCTGGTTAGACCTTTCAATGTTTTCTAGCTTAAGATATCTGAGCTGGAGACAAATGGGAACAAAAAGATGCTGAATGGGCTATTGCCAGTAGTCTGAAAACAAAGTGCTTTCTGAGCATGGTGACATCCTGAAACGAGGGCCCTGTTCGGCCTGGACATATATACCCTTGAAACGACTATGAGCCGTAGCAACTGTTTTTGCCCTGACCCTGACGATGACGCCAAATCTGTTCCAGGCTCCAGCTTCTATTGGTCGATGCATTATTTTCAAGACATATTTAGAGAATGtaccttttcttttgaaaaataagATGAatcatttttctatgaatttgaaGCCGTGGAGTATAAATTACTCCTGCCAATGCAAGCAGTTCACTTTTACGGCAATCAGGTGTGCTGCAATGCCTTCAACATTAGAGAACTTCCACCTGAAGTCACTCTGAATCTAGTAGCAACATACGCAAGACGACAACCAACAGAAGGGGAACCTAGCCAAAATACGTTGCTTCCACTTCTTGGTCACACACCACAGCAGCCATTGCAACCTGGCTTCTTCAGACTTACTCCAACAAACCATAGCTGTATACACAATTCCAAGCAACCCACATCACCcggcaaaagaaaaagaatgcaAAGAACTAAGATCCaaccaaaaatataaaaaaaatcatttagCACCCCATATCCCTtttcttgagctcttcttgttCACCCTGACTACTCTCTGTTTGCGGTTCAAGGTTTCGGTGTCGGTTTCTTTGATCTGAGGTATGGTTACATCGACCCTGACGATGTGATGATCCGATGTTCCTTTGGAAGATATGACCGTGTAGGATCCAGGTACAAACTTGTAGGGGGAGTTTGGCGATGCCAGGATGTAGTCCACCCTCGTGCCATACTTGCATGTCCCCTGCACATCTGAAATCCATCCATCGGCATCTCAGGGTAAGTGATTCAGAGTTCAGATAacagcaaatgaaaaagtactGAGGGGAGTTCAGATAGGAACTGATATTGTCTTAGAACTGAATCATCTAGTACCTTGCCCTTTGGCCACAACCACGACAGCTTCACATTCTCCGGCGAAGTCCTTGGCGTCGACGTACTGCTTCCCCTTGAGGTACTTCATCACCTCGACTTTCGGCGTCGGCTTGCCGATCTCCTCGTAGTACTGCAAAGCCGTCAGAAATGAGCACACCATCCATCTCGGTCTCGGTCCCAAGAACATCACATGATTGCCCAGCACGACAGTGTCTCACCTTGACGATGTCCTCCCAGCGCTCGGCGGAGTAGTCGGTGCCGTCGAGCGCGttgaggccgccggcgaggatgtGCGGCCCGTCGCCGGAGCGGATGATGGCGTCCACCTGCTTCATCCTCCACCCCTCGTCGAGGTGGTCGAGGTGCGTGCAGTGGAAGTTGATCTCGCCGGCCTCCGGCACCTCGATCGTGGCGCGCAGCACGTTCCTGCAACCAAACCAACCACGCACATCGCGCTCGCTCAGTTCCTTTCCGAAACTATCTGTCAATCACTCCAACCAACAGGGAATGATCGCGATCACGTTCCGGGGGCAGGTCCTTTATGCTCGGACAGCGAGGGAACGATCGCCATATTGCTTTCGGCATAGTTCGCGTGCTGCTTCGGAAGAAGCTCATCCGCACAGAGGGTGATGGGTGACAGTTTTCTGTATGACCTTAAATTGTGCAGCACGAGTAGTTTATTCCTTATTATGCATATGGTCCCTGAAAGGATTCTTCACACGACATGAAGGTAGCATGCACTGTTGAAGAAACTTGATGTGGtttttatgagaaaataaaGGATTTACTACAGTTTCAAAACTCTAACGCATTATCGAAAGAGCAAATTATATATAATCTCGCCAATCAGTACTTACGAGTATATGCTTATCCATAAATCGTTGGAGAATCAAGATTGTTCGAAGTTGGACAGCTAGCCATTTACTCTATAACGGATCAGGAAAAAAAATATCCAGGCACTGTTCCGGCCATAACTTGCAAACAAGCGTGGCATGGGCAACGGGGGGGTTCCTATCCAGAGGCCCTCGCCCAGGGATTTGTCTCGCCCAGAAAGGCCCTGCCCAGCTACCACTTCCCTGACGGGGACCACTCGGCCGCAGCGAGATCGCTCACAGGATGGCAAAAACTTCCCCTTCCTCCAATGATCCCAACGCTGTCACGAAGATGCCGTCCTCTCTACCTCTCGCCTTCCCCTTCCCTTCAGCACCACCAGCACCTGCAGCATCTATCTAGTGAGTAGCGAGCACCTAACGTTCTAACCGTCTGCACCGGTGGCGTCTGTCTAATCCCTTCCGATGATACTACTAATCAGCATTGCCATTGCTACAGTCCCTAGTCCAGTAGGCTGTAGGGCTAAAGCTAGGGTTGATATAAAAGCTAGGGTTGATATAAAATCTGTGGGGACGCTGATCCGAGACGCGCATTTGCCTTTGGATTATGGGGACCCGCAAAAGCTTCGCCGATCCCTGTGGTTTTCAGGTTGTGACAATGGGGGCAGCTCACATAATCCTTTTTTATAGCCCCGTAGCATCTGAATTCAGCATGTTATCCGCCATACTTACTCCGTAAGCATCTTGCCGCTTGTCCGTAGCGCGTGGAATCAACGCTCCTAAACCCCCAAACCGTCACCATTATGCACCTCATCACTAATCGGCAGGCAGGTAAAAGCTAGGTGATGAGTACTGCTCAGAATTTGGACAAGCTTTGCGGGGTTAACAGTTTAGAATAGATTAGTTACCAGcaaggttttaaatagccggctatagcttccgctatagcTTCTAGAAAGGACGGCCGCTATATCATTTAGTCCGCTAAAGTCGGCTATAGCCTGCTAAATTCCGactatagcccgctaaacgcCGTAACGGCAGCTCTACCGCTAAACATCTTAGCCGGCAATTTAAAACCTTGGTTACCAGACAACGCAACATGGCGGCGCTTGGGCCAGTTACTGTTCGACCGGAACAGGAGCAGCTACTAGCATTTCATCAGGAAGGTAAGCAGAgtagccagcggcggcggcagcaacggCTGCCATTCCTCTCTGTGTGTGGCGGCGACAGACAGTGCCGATGAGTTGGAGGCACTGGCAGGGTGGGGCTGGCTGGGCGCTCATGCGGGCTGGCTCTGACATGTGATGTGTCACGGGCGGTGGTCGGGCAAAGTGCGACGCAGATCAAATGCAGTCGCTTCAGCGACCGTAACTTAAGGACTGCACGTGATTTGAGCCGTCCATTTTCCCcgccaacggatcagatccgatgGTACAGTGGCAAACAGTAATAAACAGTGCCCTGGTGAACAGTAATAAACAGTGCCCTGGTACAGTTGCAGTGGAAGTAGCGACTGCACAGGAACTCGGTCCGGCAAAGTGGTACGGGGCCGGGTGTTATTTACAGCGAGGGCGTCGAGAACTGGATAGAACGTTCAGGCTGCGACAGGACGGGACACTAATCCAACTCTGaatcatagtcacaaagttcctggatCGATTGGGTCGAGGAACGGGATCGATGGTCGATggtcgtcactttataaaattatgGTACGAAAGGGGTATACCTCTATGGAACGATACATTATTATGTGGAacgcgaccctgattcatcggggtcgatatcttcgaATCCATGTGtctttataaaaacaaaaactatatatgtgctcctaatgaagaaattaatctgttcaagcatataagaaacgtataaaagagtacatttagatCATGCTACACGTATTCAGCTCATTTTCTAACAAAAAACCATACAAATCCATTgtccttaacctccttatcccaattaaatctacAAACAATGTggctgcgacccctttcaaaccgggacgtcccaaccttgaatgggacactgatcctcttcgaccccgaccctcgaatcggaacggcgttcccgggtcgtgggacgaggcatcgacacCGAATCTTGTGACTATGCTCTGAATCCCATGTTGCTGCTGTGCGCTACTCCTATTTTCTGACCCCAACGAGTAGTGAAACGATCAAGAGATGATTCAACCAGCTCTACTGTATTTAGAATGCGGTAGTGCGTGTGTCAAATGTTTAATGTGAAATTAGTGGTGGAAATTACTGCTTGTTTGTTGTGCGTCGTAAATGGAATTCATGAGCGTGGCGAACTCCATTGAAGCGCATGCAGGAGCTGGTTGGTAAGCTTAGGACAGTGCAGTGATGAGGGAGAGGCGGGGAGGGCGGGACTGACCGGAAGTCGGATTGGTCGGCGACGCGGTGCGCCTTCCAGCGCTTGATGGGCCAGCGGGAGAGCACGGCGTTGCCGTACTCGGGCGCCCAGCTCTCGGCGAAGACGTAGCGCATGCCCAGGCCCTCGGCGAGCTCCGACAGCGGCCGCATCccgcgctcctcctcggcgcGCACGTTCTGCAGCCCGATGATGTCGGCGCCCGCCTCGCGCAGCACCTCCTccacgctccgccgccgcggcgccgccgcctccgcctccctcctctgcggcggcggcggctgcctctTGCCGCGCCAGAGCCGGCTCCGCTCCAGGGAGATCTCGTTGTCCTGGAGGTTGATGGACACGCGCGCCTTGCTCGGCGACCGCGccaggctcgccgccgcctgcgctttCAGGATGCCcttgggccgccgcgcgccgcccgggcTGCCCGGGAGTGAGAGCCCAGCACCTCGCTCCGCCCCACCCCCTGCCCCCGCCCCCGCTGCCGGCTCGGCGGCCACCGCGGGCGCCATGGAGAACATGGCGGCGTTGAACGTCGCCACGCGGATCGTCACCTCCCGCCCTCCCCCGCCCgcctccgcggcgccgccgtcgccgcacccGCCGCTGACTCCGCTACACTTGGTGGAGCCGCCGAACCGCCGCACGGCGACGCGCGCCTtggccgccggcaccgccccggcgcccgcgcccccaccgtgccgccgccgacAGCGCGGGTGCAGGCAGTCGAAGCCGTCGAGGACGCGGCGCAGCATGTAGCCCAGCTGAGCCTCGCGTTCGTTCCCaggcccgccggccggccggccggcgccgcggcgatcGACGCGTGCAGCCGCGCAGCAGctacctcgcctcgcctcggtcTCGCTCCCTCGCGCGCTCGCCCAGTGGCTTTTGGGCCTCGGCCGCCGCGTAATATACCAGACGCCACGGCCGGGCGGCGACACCGACGGCTCCGGTTTCGCTTCGGCCGCGGGCTATCGCGCGCGCGGTGGTTACACGGGGAAcgcctgtccccccccccccccccccccctcctccgggAGTGTATTCGTGTGCGCTGCGCGTCGGCGATCCGGCTGCCTGCTTGCTTGGTGTGGAGCTGCCGTTTCTTGTACCCATGCGGGCCGCGGCGCACCTACCTTCTCCATCGTATCTCGGCGTATTCTACTGCTACTATTTGTCCGGCTGCTGCTACATGGTACGTCGTCACGCTACGGATCTGAAAGAGGAAATGGCGTACAAAAGTGGCCAGAGCTCCACGTGTTTGGCTTGGCTGCACCTGCACGCGTTCGAACACGACGTCACGCATTGTTTTGCACGGAGCTTGTGTGGTGTGTTGCAATGCCCTGTTCCGCGGCGACTAGCTCAGGCCTCAGGAATAGTCAGGATAATGCCCGGAGCCCACCACCAGCTGCGCAGCCCGGCTGCCACGCTCTTTTTGGAAGGGGCGGGGCGATCGATCGCACAGCCCAACTGGCgcctccgactccaactccaCCCACCCACCACAGCCATAGCCAAAACCCCTCCCAAACGGGCGTGCAGAAACCCCCACGCATCGCTCGCCCGCCGCGCTGCCGATCCCCGTACCCCTGCTACTGCACGCCACGCCTGCCGGCCTTTTCTCCGGTCACGAGAACCGCCGTGCCAACGGACGCAGTACAGATCACGCCGGTCACGAGCAGAGAAGACGTTGGCGTCTGTCGTCGTCGGGGACGGGCAGGACCtaccggccggcgagctcgctcGACCGCCTTCGACGTCGTCGTCGTTTCCGGAGGCGGTTAGCGCCTGACGCTGACACTAGCTGATCTCGGAGGCGATCTCGCTGAGCTCCAAGGGCCGCGATCTCTGACAGGTCAGATCCAGCTAAAATCATAGAACTAATTAGACTAGCTTCCATTTATGCAattgattttgtaattagattatatttaatatttctatttGGTGTCTAGACATCCGATGTGATAAGGAAGTTTTAGTCACCTCCCTGCCAGGTGAAAATCCAGCGCGAAGGCCAGCAGCAACTCGGTTCCTAGAACTTTCATGCTGGGGCCTCGCAGCCTCAGGGCCTGGGGCTGACGCTGACGTTGACCTCAACCACCCGCCACCGGTTTCTCTGAAGCAAACGCAAagcttggccgtgtttggttacgaaattcaaaattccaaaatttttttcggcacctgcatggagatttaaatctagacgaaataaaaaacgcattgcgactgctgtctgtaaatggcgaggcgaatctaatgaacctaattaggctgtaattagatgctaaattgctacagtaatgctacagtaataaCTTCTAaagacggattaattaggctcattagattcgtctcgcgatttacagacgagttctgcaattatttttgtaaatagtctatgtttagtatttcaaatgtagaaaaatatcttttcaaaaactttacagagcgcaaccaaacacggcccttgCCGCCGCGTTCCGATCTCCCTCCGCAGCTTTGCATGGCCGGTAGGTGCCGTGGCGCGATCAGGTCACACGAGCTTTCGTCTCATCTTTCCCGGTGCATCGGGTCGGCACTTTTAGTAGTTTACAAAAGGGTTCATGGCAACCTCGTTGTCTGCATTTCTTTGGAGGCAAGGTCTGGTCTTCTGC
This window contains:
- the LOC120694686 gene encoding NADH dehydrogenase [ubiquinone] flavoprotein 1, mitochondrial-like; translation: MALRRALLRSAEISPDRKAAIEYFHSLSRAQPARSLNGAGLCPASRSFSTQAATTSSTPQPPPPPPPPEKTHFGGLKDEDRIFTNLYGLHDPFLKGAMKRGDWHRTKDLVIKGADWIVNEMKKSGLRGRGGAGFPSGLKWSFMPKVSDGRPSYLVVNADESEPGTCKDREIMRHDPHKLLEGCLIAGVGMRASAAYIYIRGEYVNERLNLEKARQEAYAAGLLGKDACGSGYDFDVHIHFGAGAYICGEETALLESLEGKQGKPRLKPPFPANAGLYGCPTTVTNVETVAVSPTILRRGPEWFASFGRKNNSGTKLFCISGHVNKPCTVEEEMSIPLKELLERHCGGVRGGWDNLLAVIPGGSSVPLLPKHICDDVLMDYDALKAVQSGLGTAAVIVMDKSTDVVDAIARLSYFYKHESCGQCTPCREGTPWLWMIMERLKVGNAKLEEIDMLQEVTKQIEGHTICALGDAAAWPVQGLIRHFRPELERRIRERAERELLAASA
- the LOC120694687 gene encoding uncharacterized protein LOC120694687 → MLRRVLDGFDCLHPRCRRRHGGGAGAGAVPAAKARVAVRRFGGSTKCSGVSGGCGDGGAAEAGGGGREVTIRVATFNAAMFSMAPAVAAEPAAGAGAGGGAERGAGLSLPGSPGGARRPKGILKAQAAASLARSPSKARVSINLQDNEISLERSRLWRGKRQPPPPQRREAEAAAPRRRSVEEVLREAGADIIGLQNVRAEEERGMRPLSELAEGLGMRYVFAESWAPEYGNAVLSRWPIKRWKAHRVADQSDFRNVLRATIEVPEAGEINFHCTHLDHLDEGWRMKQVDAIIRSGDGPHILAGGLNALDGTDYSAERWEDIVKYYEEIGKPTPKVEVMKYLKGKQYVDAKDFAGECEAVVVVAKGQDVQGTCKYGTRVDYILASPNSPYKFVPGSYTVISSKGTSDHHIVRVDVTIPQIKETDTETLNRKQRVVRVNKKSSRKGIWGAK